A stretch of Zymoseptoria tritici IPO323 chromosome 1, whole genome shotgun sequence DNA encodes these proteins:
- a CDS encoding uncharacterized protein (conserved hypothetical protein) translates to MPDKDASTPRVFILRHGETEWSKSGQYTGKTDIPLTSHGEAQVTATGRMAYGPGKLIDPAKVAKVYLSPRTRAIKTYELLSGRTEGYEIEEGLAEWDYGEYEGIKTDQIRAKRTAKNLDTEKPWDIWRDGCEGGESPAQVTSRIDAIISKIRAFHAEHMTSSEPKDVIIVAHGHLTRAFAKRWLGYPLEFPLSLMMEPGGVGILSYQHHSIDEPAMLLGIGFPVAE, encoded by the exons ATGCCCGATAAAGACGCCTCGACCCCTCGtgtcttcatcctccgccaCGGCGAAACAGAGTGGTCAAAGAGTGGCCAATATACCGGCAAAACCGACATCCCATTAACCTCCCACGGCGAAGCACAAGTCACAGCTACAGGCCGGATGGCTTACGGTCCAGGAAAACTCATTGATCCGGCGAAAGTCGCAAAGGTGTACCTCTCCCCTCGCACGAGAGCGATCAAGACGTATGAGCTGTTGAGCGGGAGAACAGAGGGGTACGAGATCGAAGAAGGGTTGGCAGAGTGGGATTATGG TGAGTACGAAGGCATCAAAACCGACCAAATCCGCGCCAAACGCACGGCAAAAAATCTCGACACGGAGAAGCCATGGGACATCTGGCGTGATGGCTGTGAAGGCGGCGAGTCACCCGCTCAGGTGACGTCCCGCATCGACGCCATCATCTCCAAGATTCGCGCCTTCCATGCCGAACACATGACCTCCTCGGAACCCAAGGATGTAATCATCGTCGCCCACGGCCATCTCACGCGAGCGTTCGCAAAGCGGTGGCTGGGCTACCCATTGGAATTCCCACTAAGTTTGATGATGGAGCCGGGTGGGGTGGGGATTTTGAGTTATCAGCATCATAGCATTGATGAGCCGGCGATGTTATTAGGGATCGGGTTTCCTGTTGCGGAGTG
- a CDS encoding NEDD8-conjugating protein UBC12, translated as MLKIWSMKQQQQKNEAAAGQTKKKKVTAAQLRVQKDLSELSLGSTMKTHFPNPDDILNFTLTLTPDEGLYKSGTFTFSFVISQNFPHEPPKVKCREKIYHPNIDLEGNVCLNILREDWKPVLNLNAVIVGLQFLFLEPNASDPLNKDAANDLMSDRDRFKRNVRSAMAGGSVKAESFDRVMK; from the exons ATGCTGAAGATATGGAGCatgaagcagcagcagcaaaaGAATGAGGCAGCAGCAGGAcaaacgaagaagaagaaggtgaCAGCCGCTCAACTGCGAGTACAGAAGG ATCTCTCCGAACTCTCCCTCGGCAGCACCATGAAAACCCACTTCCCCAACCCCGACGACATCCTCAACTTCACCCTCACCCTGACCCCAGACGAAGGCCTCTACAAATCCGGAACcttcaccttctccttcgtcaTCTCGCAAAACTTCCCGCACGAACCGCCTAAAGTCAAATGCCGCGAGAAGATCTACCACCCcaacatcgacctcgaagggAACGTGTGCCTCAATATCCTCCGCGAAGACTGGAAACCCGTGCTCAACCTGAACGCGGTGATTGTGGGACTGCAATTCCTGTTCCTGGAGCCCAACGCGAGTGATCCGTTGAACAAGGACGCGGCGAACGATTTGATGAGCGATCGCGATCGGTTCAAGAGGAATGTGAGGAGTGCGATGGCGGGTGGGAGTGTCAAGGCGGAGAGCTTTGACCGGGTCATGAAGTAG